The Claveliimonas bilis genome window below encodes:
- the grdD gene encoding glycine/sarcosine/betaine reductase complex component C subunit alpha: protein MANSIEKMIASTFMEMAEGLETGSFGKKPKIALTGMGSEHGEENAMEAAVAAAKEGIDVYYIGTLEAEGVTTVKVADEEEGHKKMEELLKNKEVDGAVTMHFPFPIGVSTVGRAVTPAKGKEMFVATTTGTSSADRVEGMIKNAIYGIIAAKACGKSNPTVGILNVDGARQTEIALKQLKENGYDISFAESARADGGCVMRGNDVLQGSPDIMVCDSLSGNILIKMLSSFTTGGSFEATGYGYGPGIGEGYDQLVMIISRASGAPLITGAIRYAAELIRGKVFDVAKKEFAAANKAGLKDILNARKAAAKPAAEEEEVKAPPKEPVTSQIAGIEIMDLEDGVKVLWKLGIYAESGMGCTGPIILVSDANYEKAAEELKKAGYIN, encoded by the coding sequence ATGGCAAATAGTATTGAAAAAATGATTGCCTCCACCTTTATGGAAATGGCAGAGGGTCTGGAGACCGGAAGCTTTGGGAAAAAGCCGAAGATTGCTCTGACAGGTATGGGCAGTGAGCATGGGGAAGAAAATGCAATGGAAGCTGCCGTTGCTGCGGCAAAAGAGGGCATAGATGTATACTACATTGGTACTCTGGAGGCAGAAGGGGTAACCACGGTAAAGGTGGCTGATGAAGAAGAAGGCCACAAAAAGATGGAAGAACTTCTGAAAAATAAGGAAGTGGACGGTGCAGTAACAATGCATTTTCCATTCCCGATCGGAGTTTCTACAGTGGGACGCGCTGTGACACCGGCAAAGGGAAAAGAAATGTTTGTCGCTACAACGACAGGTACTTCCAGCGCAGACCGCGTGGAAGGAATGATCAAAAATGCGATTTATGGAATTATTGCTGCAAAAGCATGCGGGAAGAGCAATCCGACCGTAGGTATTCTGAACGTGGATGGGGCACGTCAGACAGAAATTGCGTTGAAGCAGCTGAAGGAAAATGGGTATGATATCTCATTTGCAGAATCAGCAAGGGCAGATGGAGGCTGCGTAATGCGCGGGAATGACGTGCTGCAGGGCTCCCCGGATATTATGGTATGTGATTCGCTGTCCGGAAATATTCTGATTAAAATGCTGTCATCCTTTACGACAGGAGGAAGCTTTGAAGCAACCGGTTATGGCTATGGCCCTGGTATCGGGGAAGGGTATGATCAGCTTGTTATGATCATTTCCAGGGCGTCCGGAGCACCTCTCATCACGGGGGCTATCCGGTATGCAGCAGAGCTGATCCGCGGAAAGGTATTTGATGTTGCAAAGAAAGAGTTTGCAGCAGCCAATAAGGCCGGGCTGAAGGATATCCTGAATGCCAGAAAAGCGGCAGCAAAACCGGCAGCGGAAGAGGAAGAAGTAAAAGCACCGCCGAAAGAACCGGTAACTTCACAGATTGCAGGAATTGAGATCATGGATCTGGAAGACGGAGTGAAAGTTCTGTGGAAGCTTGGCATTTACGCAGAGAGTGGAATGGGATGTACAGGTCCTATTATCCTCGTGTCAGATGCAAATTATGAAAAAGCAGCAGAAGAGCTGAAAAAAGCAGGTTATATTAACTAA
- a CDS encoding InlB B-repeat-containing protein: MRTETIALINEGSLGLDFKPVMTRVLKGVLVAASVWITASVVSKEEAMNPGTGESFGLETARESVGRYPGVGSEVTEEAHSILKLMENRIVLAKAVLEEKENTALNETENPGRKLSIEMAAPAVISEGASGVKEVITVPAADKESSDTAGGEYELTFDGSLPMDYCVGSTVELSDITLMYRGGKIMPEDAAVKIPDTGKAGNYKISVEYKGCKAEIPFGVVDYKVHLNGNGGSCTTDMAYLTDYMLEETAVPVRPGKEFVGWYRDEACTIPFERAKRGETELELYAGWKEYTGFLCDDAGYITSYTGEGNRITDGLLVLPDREGCVGIRAGSLDGFAEEIFEIYVPAGITDIEPGTLENLPLLFYIEVDSDNPVYESREGLLYSRTDGSLILRPAGR, encoded by the coding sequence ATGAGAACAGAAACCATAGCGTTAATAAATGAGGGGTCATTGGGGCTGGATTTTAAGCCGGTGATGACAAGGGTGTTAAAAGGCGTACTGGTGGCGGCTTCAGTATGGATTACAGCATCTGTAGTGTCTAAGGAGGAGGCAATGAACCCGGGAACAGGAGAAAGCTTTGGCCTGGAAACAGCCAGAGAAAGCGTCGGACGGTATCCCGGAGTCGGCAGTGAAGTGACAGAAGAAGCACACAGTATTTTAAAATTGATGGAAAATCGAATTGTTTTGGCAAAAGCAGTTTTGGAGGAAAAAGAAAATACAGCTTTGAATGAGACAGAAAACCCGGGTCGGAAACTTTCTATAGAAATGGCGGCACCTGCCGTTATATCAGAAGGAGCGTCAGGGGTAAAAGAAGTAATAACAGTTCCGGCAGCGGATAAGGAATCTTCCGATACAGCAGGAGGAGAATATGAGCTGACATTTGATGGTTCTCTTCCTATGGATTACTGTGTGGGCAGTACAGTGGAACTGTCGGATATCACTTTAATGTATCGGGGCGGGAAGATCATGCCGGAGGATGCGGCAGTGAAAATTCCCGATACAGGAAAAGCAGGGAATTATAAAATTTCTGTGGAGTACAAAGGCTGTAAAGCAGAGATTCCCTTTGGTGTTGTGGATTATAAAGTCCATTTGAACGGAAATGGAGGAAGTTGTACGACAGATATGGCATATCTGACAGATTATATGCTGGAAGAGACGGCAGTTCCTGTTCGTCCCGGAAAAGAATTTGTCGGATGGTATAGAGATGAGGCGTGTACGATTCCTTTTGAGAGAGCCAAAAGGGGAGAGACAGAGCTGGAATTATATGCAGGATGGAAAGAATATACGGGATTTCTCTGTGATGACGCAGGATATATTACAAGTTATACAGGAGAAGGAAATAGGATTACAGATGGGCTGCTTGTTTTGCCGGATAGAGAAGGATGTGTCGGAATCAGGGCAGGATCCTTAGATGGATTTGCAGAAGAGATATTTGAAATTTATGTTCCTGCCGGAATTACTGACATTGAACCTGGAACTCTGGAAAACCTGCCTCTGCTGTTTTATATTGAAGTGGATTCAGATAATCCGGTATATGAGAGCAGAGAAGGGCTTTTATACAGCAGGACAGACGGAAGTCTTATTTTACGGCCGGCAGGAAGATAA